The Sulfolobus sp. A20 genomic interval AGGTGTTTAATACAATTGACAATTTAAACTTTGGATTATTGGGCGACTTAAAGTATGCTAGAACGGTAAATAGCTTATTAAGAGCCTTAACTAGATTTAAGCCTAAGAGAGTCTTTCTGATTTCCCCGCCTCAACTTAAGGCTAGAAAAGAAATAGTAGAGGAATTAAATTACCAGACAATTGAAGTTGAGAACCCGTACGACGTTATACAAGAAATTGATGTATTATATGTTACACGTATCCAGAAAGAGAGATTTGTGGATGAAGTTGAATATGAGAAAGTTAAAGAGAGCTATGTTGTTGACACGAAGCTAGTAGAATTCATGAAAAAGGGAAGCATTATTCTTCATCCATTGCCAAGAGTCAATGAAATAGATAGAAAAGTGGATAAGCTGGCACAAGCTAAATACTTTTATCAAGCCTCATTAGGCGTACCAGTTAGAATGGGTTTACTGTATAAGATATTTAATGAGGGATGAGGAATGATAAGTCCGACTAAGGGAAATGAATTAATTGTAAGTAAGATAAAGAATGGTACAGTAATTGATCATATACCTGCAGGAAGGGCACTTTCAGTGTTAAGAATCTTAGGAATAAAGGGAAATGAAGGATTTAGAATAGCTCTAGTTATGAATGTAGAAAGTAAAAAAATAGGTAGAAAGGATATAGTTAAGATTGAAGACAGGGAAATAGATGAGAAGGAGGCTAGCTTAATCACACTTATTGCTCCCTTCGCAACTATTAACATAATTCGAAATTATAATGTAGTTGAGAAGAGAAAGATGCAGCTGCCAAAGATCGTTAAAGGTAT includes:
- the pyrB gene encoding aspartate carbamoyltransferase, producing the protein MKLRHIISSLDLKREDYFSIFEYADKFANVKGKLTHLEGKVLALAFFEPSTRTAQSFQTAGIKLGANVIGFSSEESTSVAKGENLADTVRMLNNYSDCIIMRHKFDGASLFASEISEVPIINAGDGKHEHPTQAIIDLYTVYKVFNTIDNLNFGLLGDLKYARTVNSLLRALTRFKPKRVFLISPPQLKARKEIVEELNYQTIEVENPYDVIQEIDVLYVTRIQKERFVDEVEYEKVKESYVVDTKLVEFMKKGSIILHPLPRVNEIDRKVDKLAQAKYFYQASLGVPVRMGLLYKIFNEG
- the pyrI gene encoding aspartate carbamoyltransferase regulatory subunit gives rise to the protein MISPTKGNELIVSKIKNGTVIDHIPAGRALSVLRILGIKGNEGFRIALVMNVESKKIGRKDIVKIEDREIDEKEASLITLIAPFATINIIRNYNVVEKRKMQLPKIVKGIVKCPNPQCITNNDVEAESKFLTISVKPLKLKCQYCETYITEEDVLRQIL